Below is a window of Bactrocera tryoni isolate S06 unplaced genomic scaffold, CSIRO_BtryS06_freeze2 scaffold_7, whole genome shotgun sequence DNA.
ggggcgtgggcgcaaatcagcgatatgttgaagaacctcgctttaatgcggattgtggctagacgttcattcaccggagtgaatgatagtactcggcgacggagtctctctcacaccacgaatccaacaccaaacttgcgctcctttatatggccactgtagtaaatgtcacaaggacctactcgtctctgtccttgtctaGTCCATCGCGTTTCGTGGGCGgaggtgatgtcagcctttattttcgcgaggacatcaaccagctgggcagcggcaccttcccaattaagggtctgGACATTCCAgctgcatgccctcaaatcgtagtccttatttcgtttgccatggtcgtcatcaaaagtggggtctctcatcctaggtttgttgcttcctttcattgggggtgtttttttacgtggcgggtcccaaacccagcgcacaaccctacgCAGGGGaggtttcgccttctcactttagctcgcctttaaacggatgttcttaggctaaccagaggatacttggtcaaagaccggaagtagtgagctgcatGAGCCATgcgtaaaagaatcgtttctggccactcccaagtgaatggcgatcagagaactttcctcacttgcgtgaacttcttcacatgactccatcctcctgtaATTATTGAATTATAATGACCTGATCGTTATTGTTTGTAATAAGGTTATTGAAATTGTTTTCTATCCGATACAATTGATTGATCTAGTTTGATGGTTTTGGAAAGTGAGTGTGTTTATTGCAGTTAATGACTGTACTATTTCATGAGTAAGTGTATGAAAGAGATAGTTCGTTTTAAGATTATCTATCTTACCACTTACTTTATCACTGAAAGAAGACTTTCGTAACgcaattgtttatttaaaaaaaaagggatcacaattttatttgataaaacgatgttataataaaaaatctccCTGGTCGAATACCAGGGGAGGCGtgagaatgtatgtatgtttgtaaaaaaggaATGAAATTGATGGACtccctggtcggataccagtggaGGCTGTATTATTAAGTTCACACAATTATAAAAATGAGACACTCGAAAATGGTGATTGAACTGCTGCACCGAAGATCgccaaatgtaaaaaaagttgGTGGAGCTGCGTGCCGAAGATCGCCAGATATAAAAGGATGTTTTGCTGCGTGTCGAATATCGCCAGATGAAAAAGATGGTTTTTTGCTGCGTGCCGAATGTGAAAAAGTATAAAACGTCCGCCGATGCTTGCGTATCGAAAATCGTGATCGAAAAGGGGCCGTTCACTTCCAGGACGAAGCTTTTTGCTCGTTGGGCGGTGATGGATTAGCAGCTGCgtgtattggtgtgtgtgtggggtTTTCTGCTGCTTCCAATGGATGTGTGGTGTGTTGGAAAACTGCTGTCTTCAGGTGTGGTGTATGTGCCAGTGTTGCTTGTGAGTGGGGTGTTGTGTGGTGCCAGTGTTGCTTGTGAGTGGTGTGTTATGTGGTGTAGTGGCGCGTGAGGGCGggaagcttaactcatttagccaaAGATCTTTAACAGTATGCTCTTGGATTTTTAGCagttcaatttctatttgttgaACATCTATTAAGTGAATTAATTTTATAGATGATGTCTGTAATTTCCTTATTCCTTTATAGAGTATAATGGTATGCGTGTCCGTATAGTTCGTAACGTCTAGATTTGCCATTGCTATTGGCAGCCATAATAAAAGTAAGATAATTCTGTAAAAGTGAatcataaaagttaaaaaaactttttttttaaataatatcattttttttatttattttttatttgtacttaatatatatatattttttttttcttgttatttgacATTTCAGCTCATTTTCAGATTATTATGCAGTCATGCTTGATGTTACTTGTGTGAACGACTCTACTCTTTTCTGTGATAATTGTTGTgcgtttgttttcttttacaatttcctttttatatagTGGTGAAAGTTTAGATCCTAATCTGGCattttgtttaacaaatatTGTCTGTCCTGGTATgtaagttttaattattttgcggTCGTTGTTATGGTTTTCTAGGTCAGTTGTCTATTTTTGTCTCAGTTTTTGTATGTTATTCTATCTGCTTTTTTCGTATTGCTCAGGGTCTATGGTCACGTTTctgccaaaaaatatttctagtgGTCGTTTTTTTTGTTACGGAATGTATTGAGTAGTTGTATTCGTAGACAGCTCTGTACAAAAAGTCAAAAGTCGATGTACCAGTTTCGTTTCTAAGCATCTCATAATTTCTGAAAGGGTGGAGTGAAATCTTTTAACCTGTCCATTTACTGAATTTTTGTAATGCGGGTTTTACAAGTATCTATACCTAGTTGGCCTTTCATCATTAAAGTAATAGTTGCAGAATTAAGAGACCTCCTGTTATCTACTATAACACACTTAGGTACTCCATAATAAAACAATATGTTATGTAacgatatttttatatcttctaTTGACTTTGATTGGATTATTTTTGCTTGTtcgagttttgaaaatttatttatggctgttaaaaccaattttttctAGTTGAGAATATGTCTATATGAAGTGTATGTCCAGGAAACTCGGGTATTGGGGTTTTTGTAATTGCTGGATTTGGGTATGGGTTTGGGTAATGTATACTTGACATTGTTTTATCAGTGTAGCTATTCTTTGTCTCATTTTCGGGAAACAATATTTCTCCggtaattacattttattttcctaAGCGTTGATATGAGCTCTGTTGTGAGtccgtaaataatttcgtcttgGTCCGTTTCATTTGTTATGTCTTCTACTTTGATTTGAGTGAATCTTATTTTGAAGGATCTAAAATTTTCTGGATATAAAATTTGAATCTGTCCCGTTACATCTTCTGTCGTGTAGATACCGTTTATTACTGAAGGATTTAAGTACTTTCTCaatatttcctttaaattaTCATCAGaatattttagttgaaaaatGGTATGTCTATGGAATGTAGGGAATGGAATGGTAAACTTATAGTCAGGAGGATattctttgtaaataaaaatttggtttttaaaagcatttattgATACCTCAATGCTGGGAATGAGAAGATGAGAAGAGCTTTGAGCACTATGTTGCATTTCTGTTATTGAAGTAATTATTGTACTCATCTAGGTAAGATTACAATCGTGTGGTTCGTGAtctgtataaattttttaatttaaaaccacTAAAAAGGTGGCCTTTGAAAGACTTTACTGCCCAACATATAGCTAACATTTCCTTTTTTGCGATTTCGTAACTTTCTTCAGTTTTTGATAGAGTTCTCGATATAAACGCAATTGGCCTGCCAGCTTGAGAGAGTACAGCTCGCATGGCCAGACGCGATTGTAGTTAATATAAATTCTTTATTGAAATTGGGATATTGCAGTATTACGTCATCAGATATTAACGCATTTCTTAGCTGTTCAAATGCTTTCTTGGCCTCAATATTTAGAAGTATTTTTTTCCTATATTCTTCCATCTTCTCCCCTGAATAGTGCCGTGAGCGGTTTGGCTATTGCAGCATACCCTATTATAAACCTTCTATAATAACCGGATAGTCCAAGAAATGATCTGAGTTCTTTGAGGGTTTTTGGGCATGGGTAATTAGCTATGACTTCCACCTTTGCTGGGTTTGTTTCAATACCCTTGTCTGAGAtaactaatcttaaaaattctattttagttttaaagaaCTCGCATTTATCTAGTTGGTATTTGATGTTTGCTGCGTTCAAAGTTTGGAAAATTAGATCAAGGTTTTAACACTGTGATTTAGCGTCTTGACTAAATGCGATGATGCCATCAATATAAATGTAGCAAATTTTCCCTATGTGGTCTCAAAGAATGTCATCAAGAGCACGTGGAAATATAGAAGGGGTGTTTTTAAGACCAAAGGGGAGTCtggtgaattcatattttttgttattaattgaaAAGGCTGTTATCTCAATATCATTTTCTTTTAGAAGAATTTGATGAAATTCACTCTTAAGGTCTAACacggaaaataatttattattacctAACTGAGCGAGTACTCCGTTGATATCTGGTATTGGGTACCTGTCCGCTATTGTAACactatttattttccatttttcgattactattatatatttttttatgtttgaggCGTCtaagtatttttgtaaaatccGAGATCGAGATGGACGTATAATATTGTTATCTAAAAGTTCTTTAACTTGTTTGTTGGCTTCGTCTTTGAAAGCATTGGGGTACTGATAGTATTTAGAATAGTGTGTCTGTATTTGTGCGTTTTTCGGCTTTAACGTTAGTGGTATAAGTTAGTTTGTCATTGGGTTCTGCAAACAGATTTCTCTAAagatttctatgaaaatttgtaAGATGACCCATTCTAGGTATTATAACATTTACTGAATCAAATACCTCCTCTTTTATGGGGATACTTATTCCATTTCTAAAGAACAATTTTCCTTTTTCGTGACAATTACTGCATCTAGTTCCTTCAAGCTGTCATTTCCAAATATTCCGTCAAAAGTTGTGGGTGtggattataaaaaaaatttaactattgaTTTAGGGACCTGAATATGGCGTGGTACTGTCATTGGTCTATTGGATTGATTtctgaatatattttgttgtcCTCTATTGGATGCATGATTGGTACTACTTGATTCTCTAACTTTAAGCATAAGTGTAGTGCAGTTGGTAAATCTGTAGGCTCCTTCATGCCGAGAAGACGTGAAAGATCTCCACTTAATCCGCGAATAAAGATATCGAGGGCCTTATCTCTGTACAACTTGGTCATTAACTGTACTGTCATTGTCTAATTCCATACAGCCTATTTTGTTAAGTATCAAAGAAATGCTTATAAACAACCTGATGGAATTCTTCTACAGATTGGTTAGAGCTTTGTGCTATAGTGGTCATTTCGGGTACTTTATCTAATTCTCCCAAATCTCCTTAATGATCTGGATCAATTCCTTGACACTCTATATTGGTAAAGTCAAACGAATGACTTTGAGATTGTTGTAACAAATTTGGAAATTCTTCACTTACAACTCGTAATTATCTTTGATTTTGTTCAATTGATGGATGTGAGTTTTCTTCTATGTTAAGAATAGGTGTcctaattaaattgttttgattggccattctttttaaatttaattttctttttaatttatgtgtgaataagtttgttttattataattttttggtttgaaaacCAGTAGCTGGTAAATATCCTGGAGGGTATTTGGGTAGGATTCGCAGAATTgggtaaagttaattttttccaaaagtagtggttattattttattacgcTTTACGCcctttttagaaatatattatttatgattttaattgcttcaaaatGCAATTAGAAGtttcttttcaataatttccaCTTTACttcattatataatttaattttttatatagaatttaaaaattttcagataatatttactttataattttaatttgcgaTTTAATATAGCAgcagattttataaattttaaattgtcacACTTAATTTTCACTTGTTTCTATTTTCACTTAAATCTAACTTACATTGCTATTTTTTGCATGGCTGCCCTTCTTTGTAGCCTGGATCTCTCCCGTTTGGTCCCGTGGTGGTTGTGAAAAGATGTTTTATCCTTTGACTTCTTTGACTTTGGTCCTttctcgggcgccagttaattttgaataaatttaaacacattaaattttattcaaactttatttattcacttccaaaatgtgaaaaaactAAATATCTTCCAAATACTCTAAGCTAGCTGTGGGTCGATGGCAGCGGCGCAATTGTTATTGGCGGCAGAGTTTTGCTGATATTGCTTGATCAGCACTTGcagttaatttgtttatattgatTACTGGAATTCAAATGgaagtttatttattaatactttGTGTCGATCGATTCTGAGAATTGGAGCGgatgtttgttttaatataattttttcaagttgttgAACTTTGATAATGTTGCAATGAATATTGCTACATTGTTGGAATTAATTatgatataagtacatattgtTGTAATGCATTTCGATACATTTTGGTATATTGAATATTGtttgtgttaacttatacatacatatgtatgtattagctTTTGTCGTCCAAAAACCACctgcatatattgtatatatgtacatacatatatatattagctTTTGTGGTTCGTTTTGGCGCTATTGCCCAGCAaaacatatacctacatattatctaaaattaaaaaagatattCTATAAGTAGTAagtttttatgaatataatgTATCCACGGTGTTCGATTTTTCAGTAATGAATTTCCTACGGCgatgtttgtttatatttgacCGATAGAAAACATAAACAAACCGAAGGTGAATTATTCAGAggtagttgtcggaatcagaattgaaaccgataaaaaaaattgtaggtttcatgaattcagatattattggtttgatattcgaaataGAATATGTATCGGTTTCAAGTGTCacagaaaccaattttatcgtttttgctatcagaaacaaagcagGAAGACAGTCGCTGACAGATTTGAaatataagttaagaaatcaagttattttactatttcgaattattttatctttatttttatatgggaaaacataagtataaaacacgaaatgtcttaattattgagtttttggaaaaaaaatccggaTATTTAAAGGTATTAGATTTACACAacgtaataaacgtaatttaacacccaaatgcgtctttattcattcgatagtTATCGCAAACGCCTATTTTACGAGATAGTCGACTTTAAggttcaaaaatttcaaaacttcgaAGTTCTAAGCAAAACTAATTCAGTCAGCCTGGGTGttggctcgaccagggttatttttttaaagctcgACCGAAGGCCGTCAACGCTGAGAGGAGTACTACGCATAACTACTTCAGTCACCCTGGGTGTTGGCTCGAACAgggttattttttgaaaactcgaCCGAAGGCTGCCAACGCAGAAatgagtactacgcgaaagtacttcagtcaccacgatataatacaaattttataatataatattataatagagttttacttatttgttGGGGTACTCccaacgtgtcataaagcatcgtaaaatcataaatttttatactagttttAATAATTAGTTGTTGgattgcaaattaaaaaagtttacgcaaatacaacccTGAAAACTATGTTTTcagatcgttataacttataacttcatgagactatgtgaaacccctatgtgtttattaaatataaatcacatagtatacatattcatatgtataggtaaaaagtgttcacaactcaattatagcttgaaaaatgttggtaagtattttttattatagttaatataaaaaagaatcaTGCGAAAATCTTTGTAAATCCTACATATTTCGTGTTTAAGATGTGggaacgctcgttttcctcataattgtaaacaatctaaccttttcaacgatgagtgtgctaagtgattttttaattaataaatttagctaaaatatatcaacttatttcaatgtttagagtgtatatttaaatgtacaaagtgaaaaatgtgaaaaaatttagtgaaacattgtgaaatacatatttttgaatttttaatcgggaatatttagaaaaaatataagtgttagcaacattatttttgcatattcctc
It encodes the following:
- the LOC120781506 gene encoding uncharacterized protein LOC120781506, with product MQKIAIIILLLLWLPIAMANLDVTNYTDTHTIILYKGIRKLQTSSIKLIHLIDVQQIEIELLKIQEHTVKDLWLNELSFPPSRATTPHNTPLTSNTGTTQHPTHKQHWHIHHT